The Candidatus Manganitrophus noduliformans genome includes a window with the following:
- a CDS encoding ATP-binding protein: protein MNAEEKINILLVDDRPENLLSLEAILDSPDYRIVKAQSGEEALKQLLLHPDFAVILLDVQMPELDGFETAKLIKRRARLKYIPIIFLTAISHDEAHLFKGYSVGAVDYVLKPFNAHILKSKVSVFVALYKKNRELQQEHKARVDAEAARNYLSFLVDANSLLASSLDYRTTLSRVAQLAVPKIADWCVVDILEEDQSIQRLATAHIDPAKVKLAYEVERRYPSDPNATRGIPQVLRSGTPEIYAEIRDNVLEESARDPEHLRILRELGLRSVMIVPLIARERIFGAITFVTAESGRHYAEEDLLFAQDLARRAALAIDNARLYSISQQELAERERVERALQQLNERIREQAGTLNGILSASVDNIYVLDHEGRYKFVSDGGAAVLGLDASDMVGKNWRDLGLPAEVMEQFDRKREQVLSTGRPDKSEVHFMAPSGMRFYEYILFPISTEGGRPHDVVVISRDITERRAAEEALKRKTLEAEESSRLKSQFVSNVSHELRTPLNAIFGYTELLLNETYGAIGPEQKGPLKGVARNAKELLSLINHVLDLSKIESGKETVSPEPLRLPDLLEEIVEGMKPLLEKKSLTLRWDGIESLPPIVSDGNKVKQILTNLLSNAIKFTQRGSITVSGKNHPEAETVEIAVQDTGIGIRPEALPKLFTAFHQIDADLTREYEGVGLGLKIAKDLSLLLHGEIRVESRYGVGSTFTLSLPYRWQEKNG from the coding sequence ATGAACGCTGAGGAAAAAATAAACATCTTACTTGTGGATGACCGGCCTGAAAACCTTCTCTCTTTGGAGGCGATTCTCGACTCTCCCGATTACCGGATTGTCAAAGCTCAATCGGGCGAAGAGGCATTAAAACAGCTCCTCCTTCATCCCGATTTCGCCGTTATTCTGCTCGACGTCCAAATGCCGGAGCTCGACGGGTTCGAGACGGCGAAATTGATCAAGCGCCGGGCGAGGCTGAAGTACATTCCGATTATTTTTCTGACCGCCATCAGCCACGATGAAGCACATCTTTTCAAAGGCTACTCCGTCGGCGCGGTCGACTATGTTCTCAAGCCGTTCAACGCGCATATTCTCAAATCGAAAGTCTCCGTTTTCGTCGCGCTGTATAAAAAGAATCGGGAGCTGCAACAGGAGCACAAAGCCAGGGTTGACGCCGAGGCGGCCCGGAACTATCTCTCTTTTTTGGTCGATGCAAACAGTCTGCTCGCCTCTTCTTTGGACTATCGAACCACGCTGAGCCGGGTGGCTCAGTTGGCCGTCCCCAAAATTGCGGATTGGTGCGTCGTCGACATCCTCGAAGAGGATCAATCGATTCAACGGCTCGCCACCGCGCACATCGACCCGGCAAAAGTGAAGCTGGCCTATGAGGTCGAACGCCGATATCCCTCCGATCCGAACGCGACACGGGGGATTCCGCAGGTGCTTAGAAGCGGCACACCGGAGATTTATGCTGAGATCAGAGATAATGTATTGGAAGAGAGTGCCCGGGATCCGGAGCATTTACGCATTCTCCGGGAACTCGGCCTTAGGTCGGTGATGATCGTTCCATTGATCGCCCGCGAACGAATCTTCGGCGCTATTACATTCGTCACGGCGGAGTCGGGCCGCCACTATGCGGAAGAAGATCTCCTCTTCGCTCAGGACCTGGCCCGGCGCGCCGCCCTGGCCATCGACAATGCGCGGCTTTACTCGATCTCCCAGCAAGAGCTGGCCGAGCGGGAGCGGGTGGAGCGGGCGCTCCAGCAGCTCAATGAGCGGATTCGCGAACAGGCCGGTACCCTCAATGGGATTCTCTCCGCCTCGGTCGACAATATCTATGTGCTCGATCACGAAGGCCGCTACAAATTCGTCAGCGACGGCGGGGCGGCGGTTTTGGGATTGGACGCATCCGACATGGTCGGAAAGAATTGGCGCGACTTGGGGCTCCCCGCCGAGGTGATGGAACAGTTCGATCGGAAAAGAGAGCAGGTCCTGTCGACCGGCCGGCCGGACAAAAGCGAGGTCCACTTTATGGCGCCGTCGGGGATGCGCTTTTATGAGTATATTCTCTTTCCGATCTCGACCGAAGGGGGACGGCCTCATGACGTTGTGGTGATCTCCCGAGACATCACGGAGCGCCGCGCAGCGGAAGAAGCGCTGAAACGGAAGACCCTTGAAGCCGAAGAGTCGAGCCGCCTCAAATCACAGTTTGTGTCGAATGTCTCCCACGAGCTCAGAACCCCGCTGAATGCCATCTTCGGATACACCGAGCTTTTACTCAATGAAACCTACGGCGCAATCGGCCCTGAACAAAAGGGGCCGCTGAAAGGGGTGGCGCGGAATGCCAAAGAGCTCCTCAGCCTGATCAATCATGTTCTGGATTTGTCGAAAATCGAGTCGGGCAAGGAGACGGTCTCTCCGGAACCGCTCCGGCTGCCCGATTTACTGGAAGAGATCGTAGAAGGGATGAAACCGCTCTTGGAGAAAAAATCGCTCACGCTTCGCTGGGATGGAATCGAATCGCTCCCCCCGATTGTGTCGGACGGGAACAAGGTGAAGCAGATCTTGACCAACCTTCTCTCCAATGCAATCAAATTCACACAGAGGGGAAGCATTACCGTCTCTGGAAAGAATCATCCCGAGGCGGAGACCGTCGAGATCGCCGTTCAGGATACCGGCATCGGGATTCGTCCGGAAGCGCTTCCGAAGCTCTTCACCGCCTTTCACCAGATCGATGCCGATCTGACCCGGGAATACGAAGGGGTCGGCCTCGGTTTAAAAATTGCGAAAGATCTCTCCCTCCTGCTTCATGGAGAAATCCGGGTGGAGAGTCGATACGGCGTCGGCTCCACCTTCACCCTCTCCCTCCCCTACCGATGGCAGGAGAAGAACGGATGA
- the uvrA gene encoding excinuclease ABC subunit UvrA, with the protein MSKDFISIKGARQNNLKGLQLELPLNELIVVTGVSGSGKSSLAFDTIYAEGQRRYVETFSPYARQFLDRMDKPRTDRIEGIPPAIAIDQTNPVRTSRSTVGTMTELNDHLKLLFARAARLYCRGCGRIVRRDTADSIAEQLLEKDADRSALIVFPVPIPQNFSAEEMKGLLAGQGYTRIHRERNGLLEVISDRVRLTPDRRPRLVEALEISLHQGRGRVSIYPLDEAGQTGAPRRFSSDFHCPDCDLVYRDPSPSLFSFNSPIGACDACRGFGRTMGIDDGLVIPDEGKSLAQGAVRPWQTESYRECQSDLIRLARRRGIPIDTPWRQLGEEEKRWVIEGEGEWEDKKWYGVRRFFRWLETKSYKMHIRVLLSKYRAYLPCADCLGARLKPDPLLWRIGTGEDADWALPPERRFRPASVSIDPAAFAALPGLTIHDVMLLPIERCAGFFDRLQLPAPLDEATDLLLKEIRTRLRYLVEVGLGYLSLDRQSRTLSGGEVQRINLTTALGTSLVNTLFVLDEPSIGLHPRDMGRVIGVLQRLRDAGNSLIVVEHDPQVMLAADRILDLGPGPGERGGEIVFFGTPGQLLRARRSLTAEYLTGKRAVASEADRVPKPPASAFLEIAGAAENNLKNVDVKIPLGRLVCLTGVSGSGKSTLLQDVCYRALRKIKGKPTEPAGRHRALRGHDQIRDVVLVDQSPIGRTTRSNPASYVGAFEAIRKAFAAEPLSRERGYTAATFSFNAGTGRCPTCAGCGFEHVEMQFLSDVYLRCPDCDGRRYRPEVLEVKLAPSNGEKKNPKSIADVLEMTISEALAFFAGDVEVARSLEPLQAVGLDYLRLGQPVPTLSGGEAQRLKLAGFLAEAHGGKAGETGLLFLFDEPTTGLHFHDIAKLLGAFRRLLAEGHSLVVIEHNLDVIGASDWIIDLGPEGGDAGGEIVCAGTPEEVVKCDRSHTGVALKAYAQAVGLVVPPARPARRANGSGKNDVIRIHNAREHNLKGVDVEIPRDRFTVITGVSGSGKSTLAFDILFGEGQRRYLESLNAYARQFVQPSSRPDVDAIFGIPPTVAIEQRTSRGGRKSTVATMTEIYHFLRLLFVKLGTQSCPDCDIEIEQQTPEAILARLMRDERGKRIGLLAPLVVARKGYYTDLAKWAEAKGFTQLRVDGVMMPVAPWPRLDRFKEHNIELPIGEIKVQPSAEAALRALLTRTLAFGKGVVQIAPSEKIFSIERACARCGRSFAELDPRLFSYNSKHGWCGRCYGTGIVLPGFDQEQTGEEIWWNAWWEGAEATCPACEGKRLCPEALAVRFRNENIAGMAALPVEAAERFFRDLKLKGREAEIARDLLAEIRSRLAFLKQVGLGYLSLDRAAPTLSGGEAQRIRLASQLGSNLRGVCYILDEPTIGLHPRDNRLLLDTLHELEAKGNTVVVVEHDEETIRRAEYVVDLGPGAGRNGGHVVAQGSVKELIRRPESVTGKFLAEPLRHPLIERRPPLNAGEPRLTIVGARLNNLKNLKIDLPLRRLVCVTGVSGSGKSTLVRSVLHDSLRHLLAAKRGRGAPGLVGCDEIRGWESVRNVLEVDQTPIGKTPRSCPATYVGFWDEIRRLFAATPEARMRGYGPSRFSFNVKGGRCEACEGQGARKIEMSFLPDVTVACEVCAGARFTPETMLVRFKEKNISEVLAMSVDEAAEFFTAHARIHHALRLLQDVGLGYLTLGQQSPTLSGGEAQRIKLVTELAKAKPVEAESAAFSHALYVLDEPTIGLHMADVEKLIRVLHRLVAAGNTVVLIEHNLDIIAEADWLIDLGPEGGDGGGRIVAAGPPEKIIRARNGSHTAKILAEFLKN; encoded by the coding sequence ATGTCGAAAGATTTTATCTCCATCAAAGGGGCCCGGCAGAACAATCTGAAGGGGCTTCAACTGGAGCTTCCGCTCAATGAGCTGATCGTCGTTACCGGGGTGAGCGGTTCGGGGAAGTCGTCGCTCGCGTTCGATACGATTTATGCCGAGGGGCAGCGCCGCTACGTCGAAACTTTCTCGCCGTACGCCCGGCAGTTTCTCGACCGGATGGACAAACCCCGGACCGACCGGATCGAAGGGATTCCGCCGGCGATCGCGATCGATCAGACCAACCCGGTCCGGACCTCGCGCTCAACGGTTGGAACCATGACCGAGCTGAACGACCACCTCAAGCTCCTCTTTGCCCGCGCCGCCCGGCTTTACTGCCGCGGCTGCGGCCGGATCGTCCGGCGCGACACGGCCGACAGCATCGCCGAGCAGCTTCTGGAAAAAGACGCCGATCGGTCGGCGTTGATCGTTTTCCCCGTGCCGATTCCGCAGAACTTCTCGGCGGAAGAGATGAAGGGCTTGCTCGCCGGACAGGGTTACACGCGGATTCACCGGGAGCGGAACGGGCTTCTCGAAGTGATCTCCGATCGCGTCCGGCTCACTCCCGATCGCCGCCCCCGCCTGGTCGAGGCGCTGGAGATCTCCCTTCACCAGGGACGGGGCCGTGTTTCGATTTATCCGCTCGATGAGGCCGGCCAGACCGGCGCGCCCCGTCGCTTTTCTTCCGACTTCCATTGCCCCGACTGCGACCTCGTTTATCGCGATCCGTCGCCGAGCCTCTTTTCGTTCAATTCGCCGATCGGGGCCTGCGACGCCTGCCGCGGCTTCGGCCGGACGATGGGGATCGACGACGGCCTCGTCATCCCCGATGAAGGGAAGAGCCTCGCGCAGGGGGCGGTCCGCCCCTGGCAGACCGAGAGCTACCGGGAGTGTCAGAGCGACCTGATCCGGCTGGCGCGCCGCCGCGGGATTCCGATCGACACCCCCTGGAGACAGCTCGGCGAAGAGGAGAAACGGTGGGTGATCGAAGGAGAGGGGGAGTGGGAGGATAAAAAGTGGTACGGCGTGCGCCGGTTTTTCCGGTGGCTGGAGACGAAGAGCTACAAGATGCACATCCGGGTCCTTCTCTCGAAGTACCGCGCCTATCTTCCCTGCGCCGATTGCCTCGGCGCCCGGCTCAAACCCGACCCCCTCCTCTGGCGGATCGGGACCGGGGAAGATGCCGATTGGGCGCTTCCGCCCGAGCGCCGGTTCAGGCCGGCCTCCGTCTCGATCGATCCCGCCGCCTTCGCCGCGCTTCCGGGGCTGACGATCCATGACGTCATGCTCCTCCCGATCGAGCGCTGCGCCGGCTTTTTCGACCGGCTTCAGCTTCCGGCACCGTTGGATGAAGCGACCGATCTCCTCCTCAAAGAAATCCGGACACGCCTCCGTTATCTCGTCGAGGTCGGGCTCGGCTATCTCTCCCTCGACCGCCAGTCGCGGACCCTCTCCGGCGGCGAAGTCCAGCGGATCAATCTGACGACTGCCCTCGGCACGTCGCTCGTCAACACCCTCTTCGTCCTCGACGAGCCGAGCATCGGGCTGCACCCCCGCGACATGGGACGGGTGATCGGCGTCCTCCAACGCCTTCGCGACGCCGGAAATTCGCTGATCGTCGTGGAGCACGACCCGCAGGTGATGCTTGCCGCCGATCGGATCCTCGATTTGGGTCCGGGGCCGGGGGAGCGGGGCGGAGAGATCGTCTTCTTCGGCACCCCCGGACAACTCCTGCGGGCGCGCCGCTCTCTCACCGCCGAATACCTCACCGGAAAACGCGCCGTCGCGTCGGAAGCAGATCGCGTCCCGAAGCCGCCGGCGTCCGCTTTTCTTGAAATCGCCGGCGCTGCCGAAAACAATCTGAAGAACGTCGATGTGAAGATCCCGCTGGGGCGGCTGGTTTGTCTGACCGGGGTGAGCGGCTCTGGAAAATCGACCCTCCTGCAGGATGTTTGTTATCGGGCGCTCCGCAAAATCAAGGGGAAGCCGACCGAACCGGCGGGCCGGCATCGGGCGCTCCGGGGCCATGACCAGATCCGCGACGTGGTCCTCGTCGACCAATCGCCGATCGGGCGGACGACCCGCTCCAACCCGGCGAGCTACGTCGGGGCGTTTGAGGCGATCCGCAAAGCTTTTGCCGCCGAGCCGCTCTCGCGGGAGCGGGGCTATACCGCGGCGACCTTCAGCTTCAACGCGGGGACCGGACGCTGTCCCACCTGCGCCGGGTGCGGCTTCGAGCATGTCGAGATGCAGTTCTTGAGCGATGTCTACCTCCGCTGTCCCGACTGCGACGGCCGCCGCTACCGGCCGGAGGTGTTGGAGGTGAAGCTCGCTCCTTCGAATGGAGAGAAGAAAAATCCCAAATCGATTGCCGATGTTCTTGAAATGACCATCTCCGAAGCGCTCGCTTTTTTTGCGGGTGATGTCGAGGTCGCCCGATCGTTGGAGCCGCTCCAGGCGGTCGGGCTCGATTACCTTCGGCTCGGCCAGCCGGTTCCGACCCTGAGCGGCGGCGAGGCGCAACGGCTGAAGCTCGCCGGGTTTCTCGCCGAAGCCCACGGCGGAAAAGCGGGTGAAACAGGCCTTCTCTTCCTTTTCGATGAGCCGACGACCGGACTCCACTTTCACGACATCGCCAAGCTCCTCGGCGCCTTTCGGCGGCTGCTCGCCGAGGGACATTCGCTGGTGGTGATCGAGCATAACCTCGATGTGATCGGGGCGTCGGATTGGATCATCGATCTCGGTCCCGAGGGGGGCGATGCCGGCGGAGAGATCGTCTGCGCCGGGACGCCGGAGGAGGTCGTCAAGTGCGACCGGAGCCACACCGGCGTCGCTTTGAAAGCGTATGCGCAGGCGGTCGGCTTGGTCGTGCCGCCGGCCCGTCCGGCGCGCCGCGCGAATGGATCGGGAAAGAACGATGTGATCCGGATCCATAACGCGCGGGAGCACAACCTGAAGGGGGTCGATGTCGAAATTCCGCGCGACCGGTTCACCGTCATCACCGGGGTGAGCGGGAGCGGCAAGAGCACGCTGGCATTCGATATCCTTTTCGGGGAGGGGCAGCGGCGGTATCTCGAATCGCTCAACGCTTACGCCCGGCAATTCGTCCAGCCCTCCTCCCGGCCCGACGTCGATGCGATCTTCGGCATCCCGCCGACGGTGGCGATCGAGCAGCGGACCAGCCGCGGGGGACGGAAGAGCACCGTGGCGACGATGACCGAGATTTACCATTTTCTCCGGCTCCTCTTCGTGAAGCTCGGGACGCAATCGTGTCCCGATTGCGACATCGAGATCGAGCAGCAGACGCCCGAAGCGATCCTGGCCCGATTGATGCGCGATGAACGCGGGAAACGGATCGGTCTGCTGGCGCCGCTCGTCGTGGCCCGGAAAGGCTATTACACCGACCTGGCGAAGTGGGCGGAGGCGAAAGGTTTTACGCAGCTTCGGGTCGACGGGGTGATGATGCCGGTTGCGCCGTGGCCGCGGCTCGACCGGTTCAAGGAGCACAACATTGAATTGCCGATCGGCGAGATCAAGGTCCAGCCGTCGGCGGAGGCGGCGCTGCGCGCGCTGCTGACCCGCACGTTGGCGTTCGGGAAGGGGGTCGTCCAGATCGCCCCCTCCGAGAAAATTTTCTCGATCGAGCGGGCCTGCGCCCGCTGCGGCCGCAGCTTCGCCGAGCTTGATCCGCGCCTGTTTTCCTACAACTCGAAGCACGGCTGGTGCGGGCGCTGTTATGGAACGGGAATCGTTCTCCCGGGGTTCGATCAGGAGCAGACGGGGGAGGAGATCTGGTGGAACGCCTGGTGGGAAGGGGCCGAAGCGACCTGCCCCGCCTGCGAGGGGAAGCGCCTCTGCCCGGAGGCGCTCGCCGTCCGTTTCCGAAATGAAAATATCGCCGGGATGGCCGCCCTTCCGGTCGAAGCGGCGGAGCGGTTTTTCCGTGATCTCAAGCTCAAGGGACGGGAAGCGGAGATCGCCCGGGATCTTCTGGCGGAGATCCGATCCCGTCTGGCCTTTTTAAAACAGGTCGGCCTCGGCTATCTTTCGCTCGACCGGGCGGCGCCGACCCTCTCCGGCGGCGAGGCCCAGCGGATTCGCCTTGCCTCGCAGCTCGGATCGAACCTGCGCGGCGTCTGCTACATCCTCGATGAGCCGACGATCGGCCTCCATCCGCGCGACAACCGCCTGTTGCTCGACACCCTCCACGAGCTCGAAGCGAAGGGGAATACCGTGGTGGTGGTCGAGCATGACGAGGAGACGATCCGCCGCGCGGAGTATGTGGTCGATCTCGGTCCCGGCGCCGGACGCAACGGCGGGCATGTGGTGGCCCAGGGCTCGGTGAAGGAGTTGATACGTCGTCCCGAATCGGTCACCGGGAAATTTCTGGCCGAGCCGCTCCGGCATCCGTTGATCGAGCGGAGGCCGCCGCTCAACGCGGGGGAGCCGCGCCTGACGATCGTCGGCGCCCGGTTGAACAATCTGAAAAATCTCAAGATCGATCTTCCGCTCCGGCGGCTCGTCTGCGTCACCGGCGTGAGCGGCAGCGGCAAGAGCACCCTGGTCCGGAGCGTCCTGCACGACAGTCTGAGACACCTTCTCGCCGCCAAGCGGGGCCGCGGCGCGCCGGGTCTCGTCGGCTGCGATGAGATCCGCGGTTGGGAGTCGGTCCGAAACGTCCTCGAAGTCGACCAAACCCCGATCGGAAAAACCCCCCGCTCCTGTCCCGCGACCTACGTCGGATTTTGGGACGAGATCCGCCGCCTCTTCGCCGCGACCCCGGAAGCCCGGATGCGCGGCTACGGTCCGAGCCGGTTTTCGTTCAACGTGAAAGGGGGACGGTGCGAAGCGTGCGAGGGGCAGGGGGCGCGGAAGATCGAGATGAGCTTCCTTCCGGACGTGACGGTCGCCTGCGAGGTCTGCGCCGGCGCCCGCTTCACCCCCGAAACGATGCTGGTCCGCTTCAAAGAGAAGAACATCAGCGAGGTGCTCGCCATGAGCGTCGATGAAGCGGCTGAATTCTTCACCGCCCACGCCCGGATCCACCACGCGCTGCGGCTGCTTCAGGATGTCGGCCTCGGCTACTTGACCCTGGGTCAGCAGAGCCCGACCCTCTCCGGCGGGGAGGCGCAGCGGATCAAGCTGGTGACCGAGCTGGCGAAGGCGAAGCCGGTGGAGGCCGAGTCGGCGGCCTTTTCCCACGCGCTCTATGTTCTGGACGAGCCGACGATCGGCCTGCACATGGCCGACGTGGAAAAACTGATCCGGGTGTTGCACCGATTGGTGGCGGCGGGAAATACCGTCGTCCTGATCGAGCACAACCTCGACATCATCGCCGAAGCCGACTGGCTGATCGACCTGGGGCCGGAGGGAGGCGACGGCGGCGGCCGGATCGTCGCGGCGGGACCGCCGGAGAAGATCATCCGCGCCCGCAACGGATCGCATACGGCGAAGATCTTGGCGGAGTTTCTCAAAAATTAG
- a CDS encoding CBS domain-containing protein, with translation MKCKDIMTQNPSYCSPEEMSVKAARIMRDEDVGIVPVCEEDKKLVGVVTDRDLCLTVVAEERHPREVKVLECMSEDLVTCKPEDDVQKAADLMKEYQVRRIPVVDDQGRILGMIAQADIALKVGKPEEVTETVQEISKPSKAA, from the coding sequence ATGAAGTGTAAAGATATCATGACGCAGAATCCGAGCTACTGTTCACCCGAAGAGATGTCGGTTAAAGCGGCCCGGATCATGCGGGATGAAGATGTCGGGATCGTGCCGGTCTGCGAAGAAGACAAAAAGCTCGTCGGGGTGGTCACCGACCGGGACCTCTGCCTGACCGTCGTGGCCGAAGAGAGACACCCGCGGGAGGTGAAGGTCTTAGAGTGTATGAGCGAAGACCTCGTCACTTGCAAGCCGGAGGACGATGTCCAGAAAGCGGCCGACTTGATGAAGGAGTATCAGGTCCGGCGCATTCCGGTGGTGGACGATCAGGGGCGCATTCTCGGGATGATCGCGCAGGCCGATATTGCCCTCAAGGTCGGAAAACCGGAAGAGGTCACCGAAACCGTTCAAGAGATCTCCAAACCGAGCAAAGCGGCGTAA
- a CDS encoding zinc-dependent alcohol dehydrogenase has translation MRAMVYRGPYRVRVEEKERPSIEHPNDAIVRVTLSAICGSDLHLYHGMMPDTRVGMTFGHEFTGVVEEIGASVQNLQRGDRVLVPFHISCGSCFFCVRELYSNCHNTNANASAVGGIYGYSHTAGGYDGAQGEYVRVPFADVGPSKIPEWMDEEDAVLLTDACPTGYFAAELGDIKEGDVVVVFGAGPVGLFAAESSWLMGAGRVIVVDHLDYRLEKAKDFAQAETINFTEHDDIVMHLKKMTDFLGADVCIDAVGCESDGSFFQVLTSSKMKLQGGSPVALNWAIDSVRKAGNVSAIGGYGPLFSAVKFGDAMNKGLTIRTNQCSVKRHWPRLFEHVRNGVLKPSEIVTHRIPLEEIAEGYHIFSSKLDNCIKPLIQPHAQAA, from the coding sequence ATGCGTGCAATGGTTTATCGCGGCCCTTACCGGGTGCGCGTGGAGGAGAAGGAGAGGCCGTCGATCGAGCATCCGAACGATGCGATCGTCCGGGTCACGCTGTCGGCGATCTGCGGATCGGATCTTCATCTTTATCACGGGATGATGCCCGACACGCGCGTCGGGATGACGTTCGGTCACGAGTTCACCGGCGTCGTGGAAGAAATCGGCGCGTCGGTCCAGAACCTGCAGCGGGGCGATCGCGTTCTGGTGCCGTTCCACATCTCCTGCGGCTCTTGTTTCTTCTGCGTCAGAGAGCTCTACAGCAACTGCCACAACACGAACGCGAACGCGAGCGCCGTCGGCGGCATCTACGGCTACTCGCATACCGCGGGAGGGTACGACGGCGCGCAGGGAGAGTATGTGCGCGTGCCGTTCGCCGACGTCGGTCCGAGCAAGATTCCGGAGTGGATGGATGAAGAAGACGCGGTCCTGCTCACCGACGCCTGTCCCACGGGGTATTTCGCGGCCGAGCTGGGCGACATCAAAGAGGGCGACGTGGTCGTCGTCTTCGGCGCCGGTCCCGTCGGGCTCTTCGCCGCCGAATCTTCATGGCTGATGGGGGCCGGCCGCGTGATCGTCGTCGATCATCTCGATTATCGCCTTGAGAAGGCCAAAGACTTCGCGCAAGCCGAGACGATCAATTTCACCGAGCACGACGACATCGTGATGCATCTCAAAAAGATGACCGACTTCCTCGGCGCGGACGTCTGCATCGACGCCGTCGGGTGTGAATCGGACGGAAGCTTCTTCCAGGTGCTGACGTCGAGCAAGATGAAACTGCAGGGGGGCTCGCCGGTGGCGCTCAATTGGGCGATCGACTCCGTACGAAAAGCCGGCAACGTGTCGGCGATCGGGGGCTACGGCCCGCTTTTCTCCGCGGTCAAATTCGGGGATGCGATGAACAAAGGGCTGACGATTCGCACGAACCAATGCAGCGTCAAGCGGCATTGGCCGCGCCTCTTCGAGCACGTCCGGAACGGCGTCCTCAAGCCGAGCGAGATTGTGACGCACCGCATCCCGCTCGAAGAGATCGCCGAAGGCTACCACATTTTCTCGAGCAAGCTCGACAACTGCATCAAACCGTTGATTCAACCTCACGCTCAAGCAGCATAG
- a CDS encoding peptide chain release factor 3: MFELAEMAVIEEIKREVARRRTFAIISHPDAGKTTLTEKLLLYSGAIELAGAVKARKNQRHATSDWLEMEQSRGISITSTALQFDYQGCRFNLLDTPGHQDFSEDTYRTLMAVDSAVMVLDGAKGIEPQTKKLFDVCRMRHIPILIFINKMDQPGRPPLDLLDEIEKVLGMGAVPKNWPIGEGPDFQGVYDLEQKQVLRFQRTVRGQQRAPVWVGEIDDPQFAEEIGGPAYRQLCEDVALLAGAGFSFDRERFLKGEVAPVYFGSAIHNFGVEPFLAGLKELAPPPGARMSSHGLVAPGIEAFSGFIFKIQANMDRRHRDRMAFLRVCSGRFEKDMLVYHSRLDRKVRMTRPHRLFGRERETIEEAFAGDVVGLVNPGLFAIGDTLCSAAPLKYDGIPRFHPECFGILINRNLSKNKQFQKGLQQLEEEGVMQVLFSPDGARREPILAVVGNLQFDVVQARLQYEYDVETSVERLPYTSARWISGDADAIDKMIRLRWEGMHLQDRDGQMVALFSTERECAFHQKHYPEIEFKELK; encoded by the coding sequence ATGTTTGAACTGGCCGAGATGGCTGTCATAGAAGAAATCAAGCGCGAGGTGGCGCGCCGGCGGACCTTTGCCATCATCTCCCATCCGGACGCCGGCAAAACGACCCTCACCGAGAAGCTGTTGCTTTACTCGGGGGCGATCGAGCTGGCCGGCGCGGTGAAGGCGCGCAAGAACCAGCGCCATGCCACCTCCGACTGGCTGGAGATGGAGCAGTCGCGGGGGATCTCCATCACCTCCACCGCGCTTCAATTCGACTACCAGGGTTGCCGATTCAACCTCCTCGACACGCCGGGCCATCAGGATTTCAGCGAGGATACCTACCGGACCTTGATGGCGGTCGACAGCGCCGTGATGGTGCTCGACGGCGCCAAGGGGATCGAGCCGCAGACGAAAAAGCTTTTTGATGTCTGCCGGATGCGGCATATCCCGATCCTGATCTTCATCAACAAGATGGACCAGCCGGGCCGGCCTCCGCTCGACCTGCTGGACGAAATCGAAAAAGTCCTCGGGATGGGGGCGGTGCCGAAGAACTGGCCGATCGGAGAGGGACCCGATTTTCAGGGGGTCTACGATCTGGAGCAGAAACAGGTCCTCCGCTTTCAGAGGACGGTCCGCGGTCAGCAGCGGGCGCCGGTCTGGGTCGGCGAAATCGACGATCCTCAGTTTGCGGAAGAGATCGGCGGGCCGGCCTACCGGCAGCTTTGCGAAGATGTGGCGCTTTTGGCGGGGGCCGGATTTTCGTTCGACCGGGAGCGGTTTCTAAAAGGAGAGGTGGCGCCGGTTTATTTTGGAAGCGCCATCCACAATTTCGGCGTGGAGCCGTTCCTCGCCGGTCTTAAGGAACTGGCGCCCCCCCCGGGGGCCCGGATGAGCAGCCATGGATTGGTCGCGCCCGGGATCGAGGCCTTCTCCGGATTCATCTTTAAGATCCAGGCCAACATGGACCGCCGGCACCGGGACCGGATGGCCTTCCTGCGGGTCTGCTCCGGGCGCTTCGAAAAAGATATGCTGGTCTACCATTCCCGGCTCGATCGGAAAGTCAGGATGACCCGGCCGCACCGCCTCTTCGGCCGGGAGCGGGAGACGATCGAAGAGGCCTTCGCCGGCGATGTGGTAGGGTTGGTCAATCCCGGCCTCTTCGCCATCGGCGACACCCTCTGCTCCGCGGCGCCGCTCAAGTATGACGGCATTCCCCGGTTTCACCCGGAGTGTTTCGGCATTCTGATCAATCGGAACCTGTCCAAGAACAAACAATTCCAAAAAGGGCTTCAGCAACTGGAGGAAGAGGGGGTGATGCAGGTTCTCTTCTCCCCCGACGGGGCCCGCCGCGAGCCGATTCTGGCGGTGGTGGGGAATCTCCAATTCGATGTGGTTCAGGCGCGGCTCCAATATGAATATGACGTCGAGACATCGGTGGAGCGGCTTCCCTATACCTCCGCCCGATGGATCAGCGGCGACGCCGATGCGATCGACAAGATGATTCGGCTCCGATGGGAGGGGATGCACTTGCAGGACCGGGACGGGCAGATGGTCGCTCTATTTTCCACGGAGCGAGAATGCGCTTTCCATCAGAAACATTATCCGGAAATCGAGTTCAAGGAATTAAAGTAG